AATGAATTGCTTCCGTACAAATCCCAGCCAGTGTATTCATGGCTCGGGAATTGGCCGGCCCTTCATCTGTTCAGATCTCACGTGAAATTTTGATTCTGGAAGTAAATATACCACTGCCTCtgctcattttattttgcatctcCTTGTCCCTGTTTTAGTCAGGCACTCAGGTTGTGGACTCAGACGCCCTGGGTTCTAGAAAGTCTTGGTGACTATGATTCACCTCCTAAAGCCCATGTTGcttctctgtaaagtggggagAACAAGAGAACCTAGAGGGTGGTTGTGAGGATGGCAGCAGACAGCAGATGGAGAGAAGCATCCGAGCACCGCCTGGCTCAGAGATAGTGTTCAGTAAAGTGTCGCCGTCCCCGGGATAGGAGCCCTAGGATTTCAGTTACTGTTGCTGCTCTAACAGCTTACCACAATCCCAGCAGCCCAAAACctcacacatttaatatcttatagttctggaggtcagaagtccaaaatgggtctcactgagctcaagtcaaggtgtcagcagggctggtaaCTCCTGCAGGGTCTGGGGGAGAATCCACTTCCTCTTTTCCAGCCTCCTGCATTCCTTGGCCTGTGGCCCCTTCCTCTGACTTCAGCAGTGGAGCATCTTCAATTCTCTGATTCTGCTTCTGACTCAgaccctcctgcctccttctcttcacttataaggacccttgtgattgcaTTGGTCCCACTCAGAAAACCCAGGGTGATCTGCCAATTGCAAGAACTTTAACTTAATCACAGCTGCAAAATCTTTTCAACCATGTAGAATACCTTTTGCCAAGGTAGCATATTCACAGGTGCTGAGTAAGAAGGGTGATGATCTCATTGGGTAGGACTAGAACCCTGCATGAGTATGGAAGCTGGCGATGGCCACGAGCACCCTTGCTTCTGCCCTCGAGTGTCTCCCCTTCTTTGGTTTGTACACAGGACCCCAGCAAAACCTGTGCAGCCACGGGCAGCAGTGTCAGCAGCGCAGACGAGAGAAAGCAAAGCAAGTCACAGCAGCTGAAAAAGGTTTTTCAAGAATATGGTGCCGTTGGTGTGTCACTGCACATTGGAATCTCACTCATCTCCTTGGGCATATTCTACATGGTTGTTTCAAGGTAAGACTTTTGACTAACAAATAATTGTTTTTGATTGTCACGTAAGTTCTTTGTAAGAACTCTTTCCCTAAGACTTTTTATTCATTTAGCTGCTttcatcacatttttaaaaatattgtcattttatATTCCCTAATTTCATCCCTTGctgcaataattttttttgtttctttccctccAGTGGCGTGGACATGTCCGCAGTCCTGCTTAAACTCGGATTTAAAGAGTCACTGGTACAGTCAAAAATGGCAGCGGGCACAAGTACGTTCGTGGTGGCCTACGCCATCCACAAGCTGTTTGCGCCGGTGAGGATCAGCATCACCTTAGTGTCCGTGCCCTTGATTGTCAGATATTTTCGGAAAGTGGGATTTTTTAAACCTCCAGCTGCAAAGCCTTAATGAACTCTCCAATCGTGGGCTGGAAACCCTATTTCTTTTAAACTACACATTTTAGACTGGTATTAGGGTTGTAGAGGGGGAGGGGGCTTGGGGCATGGGAGTGGGAGCAAGGGGCTAATAATAGCTCTGTTCTCTTGGATAATTTTCACCTTTGCCAACCAAATTCAGGTTTTTGAGTAATTGTAATATTTTGCTTCATGAATTTTGTTAATGCTATTCATCATAGAGCTTGTATACATAATCTAAAATGTCAGCAATACAGCACAAAGGTGTTGTCATCTCAGATAAAACTGTTAGCCCACGAAATGTTCCTTCTGGAAGATCATTGGTGAGGGTCTGTCTGCAGAAGCCCCAGGGGTTAGCCTTTGCTCAGGTTCTTACAGGGCAACAATTCATTAAGCCAGTTTTAGAATTCCCCTTCCTCCAATATTTGTCAGGCTGCCTGTGGTTTAATATGCAATATTCTGCAAAAACAGCTGCCAGTGCTCTAATTAATGAAGCAGAATTTAAGACTTAACAATATGTAATCTGGATCTAAATTAGCATCAATGCTTTGACATTTGTTAACACTTGTCTTGGGGAAAGAAAACTATTTTTGATGTGTTTCATTGATTCCCAAAACACCTTCCAATCTGGACATGATGGGACCTACCTCAGGtggtttttcttaaatttcattaAAGTAGGTCAGGGTCATTTGTCTCTTTTGGTAAAATTTGGGAACTTTGTCCAATAGTAAAGGCATCACCTGGCTGCTGATGCCCATTATCCAGGGGGATTGATGCTGCACATGGGGAAAGCTAAGACGAGGCTACCTAACCCTCTGCATCTCAACCTTAAGACATTCCAGAACTACTGTCACAACGTTTACATTGTTTGCTActtgtattttttgttaaaaGTACGCAAAAAAGATTTAGTATCACTCCCTAAGGAAAATTAGTAGCCCTCGTAAAAATGGGACGCAACTGTGAAATACTATAAGCCTCAGAAGGCAGGCAGGTGTAATTAACATTCTACTAAGCCAGTTTTACTTGAtcaaggatgcctgcagcccttTCATCGCTGTTAGAGGCATTAGTTAAGAATAGAAATTCAAGTACACAGACCCAAGTGGAGACCTTGTCCTTGAAGAGGTCAGGAGCTGCAGTTCAGAGTAATTCCTTCCCATGATTCAGCGTCTTGCAGTGCTGCCCTTGGGCGGTACAAGTGCCCAGCACTCGCCCCACACTCTGGGAACCCAACTGAACCATTCCTGCCCTGCCCGGGGCAGTCAAGGGAGTTGGGTCTATCTTTCTGGGTCTTGGTTTTggggatttttaaatttcatttgtgaCAATCAGAAAACCAAAGCAACTACAAACTGACTATCCTGGTTTTACCGAGACTCGGCTGTCGACAGTTCTCTGGTTAGCCCAGAGTAACCCACATCAATCAGTTCAGTTACAAGAATCTTTGTGGGATAAATTCTCCACTTGCAGTATCTTTAAAATGgacccttatttttttttccccatttaaatCAATTAGCCCATTGCCAAAAGGTTTTGCCAATACACAGTTGCCTTTCTGGGATCTAATTCCAAGGACATCTATGCAGCCAAGCAACATGATCTATACCAGTGTGACGTAATGCCTCCTGTGGTCTGGTCCTTTATGAAATACTTAGCTTCAGGCTCCTAACCACCTTCTATGCCAGTCTCCCTACCACTCAGATTCCTCGTAATGCCTATGCAAAAAAAGCTGACAGTGGTTCCTACAAGCTTAAGGGCTTACATCTTAAAACTTTGATTCTAGATTTGGGATGATGGGAGTGGATGGAAAGGGCGAGCAATAAACCTAATTATCATACCAAATAGCCACAGCGTTCTCTTCTAAGCCCCGACTGCACTCCACTCCATGACCATGgtcaaaacagaaaagaataacGAGAGGATGAGGCAGCCAGCAGATCAGGGAGCTAGAGTACTATGTGAATTCACCAGCAAGATGTACAAATTGCTTGTATTTACAGTTTTTCTAGAACTAGGGGAATAAAACTAATGATCTATTTTGAAAACGTAAGCCATTGTTCACCTCATTTTTTTATCTGACAGAGCAGCTTAAATACTGTGAAACACAATAAATATCTTTGTTAAGTCTATGAAGAACTTTTGATTTCTCTTCCATTAAGCCATAACTGCTGATTATGAAGCGACACTGTGTGACCAGTTTATTAATGTTGTGCTATTATAATGAGCTATTTTCTTTGCTTCTGTGGGATTCTGTTTGGGGAAATGACAATTTAGCTGTTACCACTGGTGAAGTTAGTCCCATCATATTAACTATAACTTGAGTAGATGGCACATGAAATATCACTACCTTGGGTATGTAAAAGTTCAGCTCAACTGTGGGAAGCAAAGCTCCTTTGTCCCAAGGGGCCTAACTGGACAATTTCACTCAGTTGTGTTTTGAAGTTTCCATGACTACTTCATCAACTTTGACACAGAAGCTTTTCTGCTGGCCACCTTCTTATCTTTAGACATTTCTGATATCTAGTTGCTTGCACTGAAAGTCGGCCATGAAAGCCTATTTCTCTACTCACTCTCCTAAGTTCAACacttccatttttcccttcaTCATTGTTAAGTTCACGTCTGGCTGATGAGCAGATGTGGGCAGCTCCTTTGCATGAGGAGCCCATAGAACAAGAGACCAAGCAAGGGCTAGACCAGCTGCTCTCATGGCACCTGCTCATTTCTAGGCCAATAGAGCACAGGTGGTGAAAGGATTACTCATATACTCCAGATAGATTTGTATACACACGTTTAAAGCTTATACACATACTATAACTCCAATGTAAAAAACTTTTAAAGCCCCCCAGGTGTCCCATGGGAGCCAGGTAACAACAGGAACAAAGGAAGCCTCTACGTGCCGTATCAAAGGCAGCAGGCTCCCACATTCATAAGCCACAAGGAACACAGGTTCCACCCAGATCCCTGATATGGCTGGGAATGAGGGATTCCTGGTGAGCAAACGTTCCCCAGCAGAGACTCAAGACGAAGGCCACACTTGGAAAGTCAGTTTGCAAAGAACTAGTTCACCCACGTGGACCTCTTTGCCATCTTGTGGAGAACATGGTCGGAGCCCACAGGTGGGCAGGTGTGGATGTGAGTGACTGACCCCTTCACCCCATTTCCCATCCTGACCACCTACAGCTCTAGTGGACTCCTAAAGTTCCCCACTCAGCTCAGCCAGGAGCACCCACTTTGGTGAACTAGTGCCGATTGGTCAGGTGATGGCCCAGATGAGAACCCACCAAGGAGCCCAGCTGAGCTAGGTTATTGTCACACACTGCACAACGCCCCTTGCTGGGCACAGGGACTAACGTTTAGGGGACAG
This sequence is a window from Manis pentadactyla isolate mManPen7 chromosome 5, mManPen7.hap1, whole genome shotgun sequence. Protein-coding genes within it:
- the FAM210B gene encoding protein FAM210B, mitochondrial, with the translated sequence MAGLLALLGPAGRVGARVRPCATRLLAAPAPGAPPPLSLLLRRPGPDAPLLRAALGDSRGHQDPSKTCAATGSSVSSADERKQSKSQQLKKVFQEYGAVGVSLHIGISLISLGIFYMVVSSGVDMSAVLLKLGFKESLVQSKMAAGTSTFVVAYAIHKLFAPVRISITLVSVPLIVRYFRKVGFFKPPAAKP